The Procambarus clarkii isolate CNS0578487 chromosome 64, FALCON_Pclarkii_2.0, whole genome shotgun sequence genome includes a window with the following:
- the LOC138354784 gene encoding uncharacterized protein codes for MTSEKRYAVVGFNDRSVGIISTTWIEKSDDEKILCWWPQSRHTVSAQKHEKPDTTNWRVHVVSTILSTTDDFDVAKRRCLAAEDTSNVETEDDMGYPRQRKRKPCFKYEEENSENNKRNHYSSQSKKKCSPSSYENTPSKEISPPQIPYYSGILSESNRTVLQKPSPVKTTLHNTPLTPSVFLHEDNELVTPSTSVVRTPRSRNLFDPKSPDKNDGSLKEMMQNMSNMLQAIYTEVNELKSDVNELKSDVKILKATLTTKETDKIIEDLIPNPIAAEGDLNVLNRKLAESSFRTKFVLLLTSVRGSDCATTV; via the exons ATGACATCTGAAAAGCGGTATGCAGTGGTAGGCTTCAATGATCGTAGTGTGGGTATCATCTCCACAACCTGGATTGAAAAATCTGATGAT GAAAAAATATTGTgctggtggccacagagcaggcatacagttagtgcccaaaagcACGAAAAGCCAGACACGACAAATTGGCGAGTGCATGTCGTATCAACAATCCTATCAACAACTG atgattTTGACGTTGCAAAACGAAGATGCTTAGCTGCGGAAGACACTTCAAATGTCGAAACTGAAGACGATATGGGCTATCCTCGACAACGAAAAAGGAAACCATGCTTCAAATATGAAGAAGAGAATTCCGAGAATAACAAAC gcaatcatTACTCGTCTCAATCCAAGAAGAAGTGTTCGCCATCTTCATATGAGAATACACCTTCAAAAGAAATAAGTCCTCCGCAAATACCATATTATTCTGGTATATTAAGTGAAT CTAATAGAACAGTCCTACAAAAGCCGTCTCCAGTGAAGACTACACTTCACAATACACCGTTGACGCCATCAGTATTTCTTCATGAag ACAATGAGCTGGTCACGCCAAGTACTTCAGTCGTTAGGACTCCAAGGTCAAGGAATTTATTCGACCCAAAGTCACCAGACAAGAACGATGGGAGTTTGAAAGAAATGATGCAGAATATGA gtaacatgttgcaggccatatacactgaagtgaatgaactgaaaagtgatgtgaatgaactgaaaagtgatgtgaaGATATTGAAAGCAACTTTGACTACAAAAGAAACAGACAAGATCATAGAAGATCTAATACCAAATCCTATTGCTGCAGAAGGTGATCTTAATGTTCTCAATAGGAAGTTAGCGGAAtcgagtttcagaacaaaattt gtgttgcttttaaccagtgtacgtgggtctgattgtgcaactacGGTTTGA